The following are from one region of the Amycolatopsis sp. QT-25 genome:
- a CDS encoding cation diffusion facilitator family transporter: MSEESGDESTLTVVLAGGVNLAIAVLKLIAGVITGSGAMLSEAAHSVADTITEVLLLTALKRSGRPADRVHPFGYGKERYFWSLLAAVSIFASGAMFALYEGFSTVFGEATEQTDPIVGYVVLAIAFALESVSWFQAVRQVRRDAAKSGQKVSVYLRMIDDPAPKTVLFEDSAALIGLLLAFAGIGLHHLTGSQVWDGAASIAIGVLLALVAYVLGRTNRGLLIGRQADPRLVRAVRDHMRGAPEVEAVVDLQTMLMGTDQVLVCARVDFDDALGAAEVEHACVRMATELTRTFGDVTEVFIEPVPRTDAELRAAVLARYGDWGKGQ; the protein is encoded by the coding sequence GTGAGTGAAGAATCCGGTGACGAAAGCACCCTGACGGTGGTACTGGCGGGTGGGGTCAACCTCGCCATCGCCGTGCTGAAACTGATCGCCGGCGTCATCACCGGCTCCGGCGCGATGCTGTCGGAAGCCGCGCACTCGGTGGCCGACACGATCACCGAAGTCCTCCTGCTGACCGCGCTGAAACGTTCGGGCCGTCCCGCCGACCGCGTCCACCCCTTCGGCTACGGCAAGGAACGCTACTTCTGGTCGCTGCTCGCGGCGGTGTCGATCTTCGCCTCTGGTGCGATGTTCGCGCTTTACGAAGGCTTCTCGACGGTGTTCGGCGAAGCGACCGAGCAGACCGACCCGATCGTCGGCTACGTCGTCCTCGCGATCGCGTTCGCCCTCGAGTCCGTCTCGTGGTTCCAGGCCGTGCGGCAGGTGCGGCGAGATGCCGCGAAGTCGGGCCAGAAGGTCTCGGTCTACCTGCGGATGATCGACGACCCCGCCCCGAAGACCGTCCTGTTCGAGGACTCGGCCGCGCTGATCGGCCTGCTGCTCGCGTTCGCCGGGATCGGGTTGCACCACCTCACCGGCTCGCAGGTCTGGGACGGCGCGGCGTCGATCGCGATCGGGGTGCTGCTGGCCCTCGTCGCGTACGTGCTCGGGCGCACCAACCGCGGCCTGCTGATCGGCAGGCAGGCGGATCCGAGGCTGGTGCGCGCGGTGCGCGACCACATGCGGGGCGCACCCGAGGTCGAGGCCGTCGTCGACCTGCAGACCATGCTGATGGGCACCGATCAGGTGCTCGTATGCGCCAGGGTCGATTTCGACGACGCACTCGGCGCCGCGGAGGTCGAACACGCCTGCGTCCGGATGGCGACCGAACTGACGCGGACCTTCGGCGACGTCACCGAGGTGTTCATCGAACCGGTCCCGCGCACGGACGCCGAACTGCGCGCGGCCGTGCTGGCCCGCTACGGCGACTGGGGCAAGGGTCAGTAG
- a CDS encoding CAP domain-containing protein: protein MIASASYLMVTDRFQGTALSNLSLSVPDTKGNSGDALAKPPSHFGQTPAPALGGPASGSPAPTTSSAAPTSSSASPPSSASASAEPSAQPSEAPKPTPSKAPEPPRAQDGSLAAQVVDLVNAERAEAGCSPVSNESRLTAAAQGHSDDMSARNYFSHTTPEGVTFDQRIRAAGYDKPGAENIAKGQSNAAKVMAAWMNSEGHRANILNCKLKKIGVGVNTKGMYWTQNFGY from the coding sequence ATGATCGCCAGTGCGAGCTACCTGATGGTGACCGATCGGTTCCAGGGGACTGCGCTGAGCAATCTGTCGCTGAGTGTCCCCGACACCAAGGGCAACTCCGGTGATGCTCTCGCGAAGCCGCCCTCCCACTTCGGCCAGACGCCCGCTCCCGCTCTTGGTGGTCCCGCGTCGGGTTCGCCCGCTCCGACGACGTCTTCGGCCGCTCCCACGTCTTCCTCCGCGTCGCCGCCGAGTTCCGCGTCCGCCTCGGCCGAGCCGTCCGCCCAGCCTTCCGAGGCGCCGAAGCCGACGCCCAGCAAGGCTCCGGAGCCGCCTCGTGCGCAGGACGGTTCGCTCGCCGCCCAGGTCGTCGACCTCGTCAACGCCGAGCGCGCCGAAGCGGGCTGTTCACCGGTGAGCAACGAGTCGCGCCTCACCGCCGCCGCGCAGGGCCACAGCGACGACATGTCCGCCCGGAACTACTTCTCGCACACCACGCCGGAAGGCGTCACGTTCGACCAGCGCATCCGCGCCGCCGGCTACGACAAGCCCGGCGCCGAGAACATCGCCAAGGGCCAGTCGAACGCCGCCAAGGTGATGGCCGCCTGGATGAACTCCGAGGGGCACCGCGCGAACATCCTCAACTGCAAGCTGAAGAAGATCGGTGTCGGCGTCAACACCAAGGGCATGTACTGGACGCAGAACTTCGGCTACTGA
- the dcd gene encoding dCTP deaminase: MLLSDRDLRKELDAGRLGVDPFDPTMVQPSSIDVRLDRYFRVFDNSKYTHIDPQLQQDELTSLVEKEGEDPFVLHPGEFVLGSTYETVTLADDLAGRLEGKSSLGRLGLLTHSTAGFIDPGFSGHITLELSNVANLPITLWPGMKIGQLCIFRLSSAAEFPYGSNEAGSRYQGQRGPTPSRAYKNFHRVDTWR, encoded by the coding sequence GTGCTCCTCAGCGACCGTGACCTCCGTAAAGAACTCGACGCCGGCCGTCTCGGTGTCGACCCGTTCGACCCGACGATGGTCCAGCCGTCGAGCATCGACGTGCGACTCGACCGCTATTTCCGCGTGTTCGACAACAGTAAGTACACCCACATCGACCCGCAGCTCCAGCAGGACGAGCTGACCTCGCTGGTCGAGAAAGAGGGCGAAGACCCCTTCGTCCTCCACCCCGGCGAGTTCGTGCTGGGGTCGACGTACGAGACCGTCACGCTCGCCGACGACCTCGCCGGCCGTCTGGAGGGCAAGTCCTCCCTCGGCCGCCTCGGCCTGCTCACGCACTCCACCGCGGGCTTCATCGACCCCGGCTTCTCCGGTCACATCACGCTGGAGCTGTCGAACGTCGCGAACCTGCCGATCACGCTCTGGCCGGGAATGAAGATCGGCCAGCTCTGCATCTTCCGCCTGTCCAGCGCGGCGGAGTTCCCGTACGGCTCGAACGAAGCCGGTTCGCGCTACCAGGGGCAGCGGGGGCCGACTCCGAGCCGCGCGTACAAGAACTTCCACCGCGTCGACACCTGGCGGTGA
- a CDS encoding oxygenase MpaB family protein, with translation MDERLPDPELFRQGGFRVASRLFIEGDIRGDERQVARLRRFAQREDPAADVLVPLLRGGAQEQFERALRQGIQSVASPPEELEAFFHNVEATPYWVDQDRLERGARAITRAGLLGLFPLGDVSLMGGYLASRATKSLVGTGEIEYKAAQRLVETATWWIHVTTPGVLVPGGRGYEAALRVRIVHAHVRAAMNRRKDWDYAAWDRPVNQVQTAGTLLLFSLVYVFGTQLLGLRYSARERADILHLWRYVGWLMGVDEELLPAGEDDAWRLLWLLATTEFIPDDDSKRLAAALMKSHAAIGEGRGAMGKVLSHVSVAAHGSISRLLLGKANADFLELPDDPIAQAAVVAVAGVNFAAETVRRMVPGATALQELIGAAGRRHYLRQVTKVFRLDPTYGRHMKAA, from the coding sequence ATGGACGAGAGGCTGCCCGACCCCGAACTGTTCCGCCAAGGCGGGTTCCGGGTCGCGTCGAGGTTGTTCATCGAGGGTGACATCAGGGGTGACGAGCGGCAGGTGGCCCGGCTGCGGAGGTTCGCGCAGCGGGAGGATCCGGCGGCCGACGTGCTGGTGCCCTTGCTGCGGGGAGGTGCTCAAGAACAGTTCGAAAGGGCGCTGCGGCAAGGCATCCAGAGTGTCGCGAGTCCTCCGGAGGAGCTCGAAGCCTTCTTTCACAACGTCGAGGCGACGCCGTACTGGGTCGACCAAGACCGGTTGGAGCGCGGAGCGCGGGCGATCACGCGTGCCGGGTTGCTCGGTCTCTTTCCGCTCGGTGACGTTTCGCTGATGGGCGGCTATCTCGCGTCGCGTGCCACGAAGTCGCTCGTCGGCACGGGCGAGATCGAGTACAAGGCGGCGCAGCGGCTCGTCGAGACGGCGACCTGGTGGATCCACGTGACGACGCCGGGTGTGCTGGTGCCCGGCGGGCGTGGGTACGAGGCCGCGTTGCGGGTGCGGATCGTGCACGCGCATGTCCGCGCCGCGATGAACCGCCGCAAGGACTGGGATTACGCCGCTTGGGACAGGCCGGTCAACCAGGTCCAGACCGCGGGCACGCTCCTGCTCTTCTCCCTCGTCTACGTGTTCGGCACGCAACTGCTCGGGCTCCGCTACAGCGCTCGCGAGCGCGCCGACATCCTGCACCTTTGGCGTTACGTCGGCTGGCTGATGGGCGTCGACGAGGAGCTCCTGCCCGCCGGCGAGGACGACGCCTGGCGGTTGCTGTGGCTGCTCGCCACCACCGAGTTCATCCCCGACGACGATTCCAAACGGCTCGCCGCGGCGCTCATGAAGTCCCACGCGGCGATCGGTGAGGGCCGGGGCGCGATGGGCAAGGTCCTCTCGCATGTGTCGGTCGCGGCGCACGGGTCGATCAGCAGGCTCCTTCTCGGCAAGGCCAACGCCGACTTCCTGGAGCTGCCCGACGATCCGATCGCGCAGGCGGCCGTGGTCGCGGTGGCGGGCGTCAACTTCGCCGCCGAGACGGTGCGGCGGATGGTGCCCGGCGCGACGGCGCTCCAGGAGCTGATCGGAGCCGCCGGCCGTCGCCACTACCTCCGGCAGGTCACCAAGGTGTTCCGGCTCGACCCCACCTACGGCAGGCACATGAAGGCCGCTTGA
- a CDS encoding tyrosine-type recombinase/integrase: MAKKRGRRGFGNVRQRASGKWQARYPGPDGQMRNAPTMFASKRAAEQWLSVTETQIIQGEWIDPEKAKITLGHYADQWITQRPGLRPRTIELYRWLLRKHIEADLGGVELGKLSTAIVRQWRADRLAAGVSESVTAKAYRLLRAILTTAVDEDKILQRNPCRVRGADKENPAERPVLTVPQVFDLAGRMPERFRALVLLAAFASLRWGEVSALRRCDVAEDGSWVRISRALVEVPGRGLIVGPPKSRAGVRTLIVPAAIRRDVVKHLDAFVKPDHDALLFTGERAGNPVRRPNFSQRTKWTEVVAKMGLKGLHFHDLRHAGNIWASKAGTSTKDLMARMGHDDMRAALIYQRATSDADERIADRLSKLVDQHRMGKPDDDDDGLSGQPVPVG; the protein is encoded by the coding sequence ATGGCGAAGAAGCGCGGGCGGCGCGGTTTCGGCAACGTCCGGCAGCGCGCGTCGGGTAAGTGGCAGGCGCGTTATCCGGGGCCGGACGGCCAGATGCGGAACGCTCCCACCATGTTCGCCAGCAAGCGCGCGGCCGAACAGTGGTTGTCGGTGACGGAAACGCAGATCATCCAGGGCGAGTGGATCGACCCTGAGAAGGCGAAGATCACGCTTGGGCACTACGCGGACCAATGGATTACACAGCGACCCGGCTTGCGTCCTCGTACGATCGAGTTGTACCGCTGGCTTCTGAGGAAGCACATCGAAGCGGATCTCGGCGGCGTCGAGCTGGGCAAGTTGTCGACGGCGATCGTTCGGCAATGGCGTGCGGATCGGCTGGCAGCCGGAGTGTCGGAGTCGGTCACTGCCAAGGCGTACAGGCTGCTCCGGGCGATCCTGACTACGGCCGTCGACGAAGACAAGATCTTGCAGCGGAACCCGTGCCGGGTTCGGGGTGCCGACAAGGAGAACCCGGCGGAGCGGCCGGTCCTGACCGTTCCTCAGGTATTCGATCTGGCCGGGCGGATGCCGGAGCGGTTCCGGGCGCTCGTACTGCTGGCCGCGTTCGCGTCACTTCGTTGGGGTGAGGTGTCGGCACTGCGACGGTGTGACGTCGCGGAGGACGGGAGCTGGGTCCGGATCTCGCGGGCGCTGGTCGAGGTTCCCGGACGTGGGCTGATCGTCGGTCCGCCGAAGTCGCGGGCAGGAGTGCGGACGCTGATCGTTCCGGCGGCGATTCGGCGGGATGTGGTGAAGCACCTCGACGCGTTCGTGAAGCCGGATCACGACGCGCTGCTGTTCACCGGTGAGCGTGCGGGCAACCCGGTGCGTCGGCCGAACTTCAGTCAGCGGACGAAGTGGACGGAGGTCGTGGCGAAGATGGGGCTCAAGGGCCTGCACTTCCATGACCTCCGGCACGCGGGGAACATCTGGGCGTCGAAGGCGGGCACGTCGACCAAGGACCTCATGGCGCGGATGGGGCATGACGACATGCGGGCGGCGCTGATCTACCAGCGGGCGACCAGCGACGCTGACGAACGGATCGCCGACCGGCTGTCGAAGCTCGTCGACCAGCATCGGATGGGCAAGCCAGACGACGATGACGACGGTCTGAGCGGACAGCCGGTGCCCGTCGGCTAA
- a CDS encoding helix-turn-helix domain-containing protein translates to MEKNYLTVEEAAAYLNTRVRFVRRLIAERRVAFHKVGVHVRFAVADLEEFIQAGRVEPITRASVVRDLGRAA, encoded by the coding sequence GTGGAAAAGAACTACCTGACCGTCGAAGAAGCGGCGGCGTATCTGAACACGCGCGTCCGGTTCGTGCGGCGCTTGATCGCTGAGCGGCGCGTGGCGTTCCACAAGGTCGGCGTACATGTGCGGTTCGCCGTCGCTGATCTTGAGGAGTTCATCCAGGCCGGTCGGGTCGAGCCGATCACTCGGGCTTCGGTGGTCCGGGACCTCGGAAGGGCGGCCTGA
- a CDS encoding replication initiator translates to MSTQESAVTMPAKTRAARMREPLASDVVKATAEKHGVCVRPFTMEVGDTDTGELRYVPVPCGSTIESVCLPCARKAKALRQVQCREGWHMTEEPDFTAEQPTETQTELLAFRADLVAAYREVSDQAEADELREEIQGVDDELRQLGMRGRLPSIDLPTKRAVKRSTKRRQDAPNLPRRKVAKTTVGREYAGRFRPSMFVTLTCDTYGSVRSDGSPVDPSTYDYRRAARDAVHFSALVDRWWQNLRRVVGWDAQYFATVEPQRRAAPHLHAAIRGSVPHDVIRQVTEATYHQVWWPNHDHVVYVDRMPLWDGDRRVFVDPDTRAPLTDWDDVIEAVEDPAHVVTFGRQVHSKGILGGTEEAGRHIGYLTKYLTKSTGEVVEADTARQKDHHDRLHAELSVTPCSPRCAVWLLYGINPKGANGKTTPGHCKGRAHRRTTLGLPGRRVLVSRKWSGKTLVDHKADRKAFVLEALAAVGIEKPAPDPARLVWRKVDSGDPSVPPRDHLVMHAISERITWKAEYDKALLAAQSPPDLSATPLAA, encoded by the coding sequence ATGAGCACCCAGGAATCCGCGGTGACCATGCCGGCCAAAACGCGGGCCGCTCGGATGCGCGAACCCCTCGCCTCCGACGTGGTCAAGGCGACCGCTGAGAAGCACGGCGTGTGCGTCCGGCCGTTCACGATGGAAGTCGGCGACACCGACACCGGCGAACTCCGCTACGTCCCCGTTCCTTGCGGCTCGACCATCGAATCGGTCTGCCTGCCGTGCGCCCGCAAGGCGAAAGCACTGCGACAGGTCCAGTGCCGCGAAGGCTGGCACATGACCGAAGAACCCGACTTCACCGCAGAGCAACCAACCGAGACACAGACGGAGCTGTTGGCGTTCCGGGCTGATCTGGTGGCGGCCTACCGTGAAGTGAGCGACCAGGCCGAGGCCGATGAGCTGCGGGAGGAGATCCAAGGAGTCGACGACGAACTTCGGCAACTCGGGATGCGGGGCCGTCTTCCGTCGATCGACCTGCCGACGAAGCGGGCGGTGAAGCGCTCGACCAAGCGGCGGCAGGACGCGCCGAACCTCCCTCGACGCAAGGTCGCCAAGACCACCGTGGGCCGGGAGTACGCGGGACGGTTTCGGCCGTCGATGTTCGTCACGCTCACCTGCGACACCTACGGTTCGGTTCGGTCGGACGGTTCCCCGGTCGATCCGTCGACTTATGACTACCGGCGGGCGGCTCGGGACGCGGTGCACTTCTCCGCGCTGGTGGACCGGTGGTGGCAGAACCTCCGGCGGGTCGTCGGCTGGGACGCGCAGTACTTCGCGACCGTGGAGCCTCAACGCCGGGCGGCTCCGCACCTCCACGCGGCAATTCGAGGTTCAGTGCCGCACGACGTGATCCGCCAAGTCACCGAAGCGACCTATCACCAGGTCTGGTGGCCCAACCATGACCATGTCGTCTACGTCGATCGGATGCCGCTCTGGGACGGCGACCGCCGGGTGTTCGTCGACCCGGACACCCGCGCACCACTGACCGACTGGGACGACGTGATAGAAGCCGTGGAAGACCCGGCCCACGTGGTCACCTTCGGGCGACAGGTCCACTCGAAGGGCATCCTCGGAGGGACGGAGGAAGCCGGGCGGCACATCGGCTATCTCACGAAGTACCTCACCAAATCCACGGGTGAGGTCGTCGAAGCTGACACCGCGCGGCAGAAGGATCACCACGACCGGTTGCACGCGGAGCTGTCGGTGACACCGTGCTCGCCTCGGTGCGCGGTGTGGTTGCTCTACGGGATCAATCCCAAGGGCGCCAACGGAAAAACCACGCCAGGGCACTGCAAAGGACGGGCGCATCGGCGGACCACGCTCGGCCTGCCGGGGCGGCGAGTGCTGGTGTCGCGGAAGTGGTCCGGCAAGACGCTCGTCGACCACAAGGCGGACCGGAAGGCGTTCGTCCTGGAGGCGCTGGCGGCGGTCGGGATCGAGAAACCAGCACCGGACCCGGCTCGGCTGGTCTGGCGCAAGGTCGACTCCGGCGACCCGTCCGTGCCACCTCGGGACCACCTGGTGATGCACGCGATCTCGGAACGGATCACCTGGAAAGCCGAGTACGACAAGGCATTGCTTGCCGCACAGAGCCCGCCCGATCTTTCGGCAACTCCGCTGGCGGCCTAG
- a CDS encoding AMED_5909 family protein, translated as MTTPGRNEPQTLRDAHAVASARRPKPGSNLETWLKFHQTNARMYRAVSDVDRGHHHELRYWVGYEERKAEEVAAQIQKGKSQVS; from the coding sequence ATGACGACACCCGGCCGGAATGAACCCCAAACCCTCCGAGACGCGCACGCGGTCGCCTCGGCCCGCAGGCCGAAGCCGGGGTCGAACCTGGAGACGTGGCTGAAGTTCCACCAGACCAACGCGCGCATGTACCGCGCTGTGTCTGATGTGGACCGAGGGCATCACCACGAACTTCGTTACTGGGTGGGCTATGAGGAGCGGAAGGCCGAGGAGGTGGCCGCGCAGATCCAAAAGGGCAAGTCGCAAGTCAGCTAG
- a CDS encoding GntR family transcriptional regulator, with protein sequence MGTGYRELAAILRDAIQRGDYAPDTTLPKQDELADEYDVNVNTVRKAVGVLEAEGLVTPIRRRGTVVRARPPMKRLGKDRYAKSKWKYGDTVAFVADREASGRDWKPTDQTQTVAKIEADREVADALGVIVGSPVYERARLVKDAGQPTHVLTSYYRPADVEGTPIVDPTPGPAGRGGGFLVLTLQGLEPDTMTETFYARMPTPDEAEQLELPAGEPVMVLQRRTYTEDGRVVEFARGVHAASRFSWTYTFKIPD encoded by the coding sequence GTGGGCACTGGCTACCGAGAGCTGGCCGCGATCCTGCGAGACGCGATCCAGCGGGGCGACTACGCCCCGGACACCACGCTGCCCAAGCAAGACGAGCTGGCCGACGAGTACGACGTCAACGTCAACACCGTTCGCAAGGCCGTTGGGGTCCTCGAAGCCGAAGGACTGGTCACGCCGATCAGACGACGCGGGACAGTCGTTCGTGCACGCCCGCCCATGAAGCGCCTGGGCAAGGATCGGTACGCGAAGAGCAAGTGGAAGTACGGCGATACCGTCGCCTTCGTTGCAGACCGTGAAGCGTCCGGCCGCGACTGGAAGCCGACCGACCAGACGCAGACCGTCGCCAAGATCGAAGCTGACCGAGAGGTCGCCGACGCCCTCGGTGTCATCGTCGGATCACCGGTCTACGAGCGGGCACGACTGGTCAAGGACGCCGGCCAGCCCACCCACGTGCTCACCAGCTACTACCGGCCCGCCGACGTCGAAGGCACGCCCATCGTCGACCCAACCCCCGGCCCAGCCGGACGAGGAGGCGGGTTTCTGGTCCTCACCCTGCAAGGTCTTGAGCCGGACACCATGACCGAGACCTTCTACGCGCGGATGCCGACGCCCGACGAGGCGGAACAGCTCGAACTGCCCGCAGGCGAACCCGTCATGGTCCTGCAACGCCGCACGTACACCGAGGACGGCCGCGTGGTCGAATTCGCACGAGGCGTGCACGCCGCAAGCCGCTTCTCCTGGACCTACACTTTCAAGATCCCCGACTGA
- a CDS encoding YdcF family protein yields the protein MPERSTTLPNDLRADVQTLWDYHDMHHELRPADVGIGLGSHDLGVATFTAELFHAGMFPLIVFTGANAATTVERFPRGEAVHYREHALELDVPDDAILVEPEARNTGDNITLTRKLLESRGIEVRSVVLISRPYQQRRAYATCKKLWPDVDVICASRPLPLDEYIESIGDVDRVINMLVGDTQRITVYAERGFAIPQEVPIEVSDSYNNLLEAGFKKRLI from the coding sequence ATGCCCGAGCGCTCGACCACCCTGCCGAACGACCTCCGCGCCGACGTCCAGACGCTCTGGGACTACCACGACATGCACCACGAACTCCGGCCCGCCGACGTCGGGATCGGACTCGGTAGTCACGATCTCGGGGTCGCGACCTTCACCGCGGAACTGTTCCACGCTGGAATGTTCCCGCTCATCGTCTTCACTGGGGCCAACGCGGCGACGACTGTCGAACGGTTTCCGCGCGGCGAGGCGGTGCACTACCGCGAACATGCGCTTGAGCTGGACGTACCGGATGACGCCATCTTGGTCGAACCCGAGGCGCGGAACACAGGCGACAACATCACGCTCACTCGGAAGCTGCTGGAGTCACGCGGCATCGAGGTCAGGTCGGTCGTCCTCATCTCTCGGCCGTACCAGCAGCGACGCGCGTACGCGACCTGCAAGAAGCTCTGGCCCGACGTCGACGTCATCTGCGCTTCACGACCGCTGCCGCTGGACGAGTACATCGAGAGCATCGGCGACGTGGACCGCGTCATCAACATGCTGGTCGGTGACACGCAGCGCATCACCGTTTACGCCGAACGCGGCTTCGCCATCCCACAGGAAGTACCTATAGAGGTTTCCGATTCCTACAACAACCTGCTCGAAGCAGGATTTAAAAAACGGCTTATCTGA
- a CDS encoding macro domain-containing protein, which translates to MIEEATGNLLAADVDALVNTVNTVGVMGKGIALQFKRAFPENFRQYEKACKDKQVRLGEMFVHEWDAITGPRFIVNFPTKGHWKARSRIEDVASGLRDLRRVIVKYGMTSIAVPPLGCGNGGLDWAQVYPMIQDALGDLDGVRVLVYPPADAPDPKDMPV; encoded by the coding sequence ATGATCGAGGAAGCAACCGGCAACCTGCTCGCGGCGGATGTTGATGCCCTGGTGAACACGGTGAACACCGTGGGCGTGATGGGCAAGGGTATCGCCTTGCAGTTCAAGCGGGCTTTCCCGGAGAATTTTCGTCAGTACGAGAAGGCGTGCAAAGATAAACAGGTACGCCTGGGTGAGATGTTCGTGCACGAGTGGGACGCGATCACCGGACCGCGGTTCATCGTGAACTTCCCCACCAAGGGGCATTGGAAGGCCCGGTCGCGGATCGAGGACGTCGCCAGCGGGCTGCGAGATCTACGGCGGGTGATCGTGAAGTACGGAATGACCTCGATCGCCGTGCCACCGTTGGGGTGCGGTAATGGTGGGCTGGATTGGGCACAGGTGTATCCGATGATCCAGGATGCGCTGGGTGACCTGGACGGGGTGCGGGTGCTGGTGTATCCACCGGCGGATGCGCCTGATCCGAAGGACATGCCGGTGTGA
- a CDS encoding DUF4433 domain-containing protein: MSHGKVPVHTSNQDLIYLVSSLERVRTAGLRWVCTDGNARAALTEFYNAWNELDDNTDWDIMKAQYWANTPEDGQRRNRRMAEFPVHEFFPLGLVAGVAVKSQRVASIIRPLLPVEMGVEVIPGYYI; encoded by the coding sequence ATCAGCCACGGCAAGGTTCCTGTCCACACCTCGAACCAGGACTTGATCTATCTGGTGTCGTCGTTGGAACGAGTGCGGACGGCTGGGCTGCGGTGGGTGTGCACGGATGGCAACGCGAGAGCCGCACTGACCGAGTTCTACAACGCATGGAACGAGTTGGACGACAACACCGACTGGGACATCATGAAGGCCCAGTATTGGGCGAACACACCTGAGGATGGGCAACGCCGCAACCGACGGATGGCGGAGTTTCCGGTACACGAATTCTTCCCGTTGGGCCTGGTGGCTGGGGTCGCGGTGAAGTCGCAGCGAGTGGCGTCGATTATCCGTCCCCTGCTCCCTGTCGAAATGGGCGTTGAAGTCATACCTGGCTACTACATTTGA
- a CDS encoding GNAT family N-acetyltransferase — translation MEIREFTEDDWVQVWPIVREVVRAADTFTYDPNLTEEAARGTWVQTPPGRTVVAVEDGRVLGTAKTGPNHGGPGSHVATASFMVDKGSRGKGVGSALCTHVLQWAREQGFAGMQFNAVAESNAAGIRVYERLGFKIVGTVPGAFEHPALGRVGLHVMYCDFGRG, via the coding sequence ATGGAGATCCGGGAGTTCACCGAAGACGACTGGGTGCAGGTCTGGCCGATCGTGCGCGAGGTCGTGCGGGCGGCGGACACGTTCACCTACGACCCGAACCTCACCGAAGAAGCCGCGCGGGGGACTTGGGTGCAGACGCCGCCGGGCCGGACGGTGGTCGCGGTCGAGGACGGCCGTGTGCTCGGCACGGCCAAGACGGGCCCGAACCACGGCGGGCCGGGATCGCATGTCGCGACGGCCAGTTTCATGGTGGACAAGGGCTCGCGCGGCAAGGGTGTCGGCAGCGCGCTGTGCACGCACGTCCTGCAATGGGCCAGGGAACAGGGGTTCGCGGGCATGCAGTTCAACGCGGTCGCCGAATCCAACGCGGCCGGGATCCGGGTCTACGAGCGGCTCGGGTTCAAGATCGTCGGCACGGTGCCGGGCGCGTTCGAGCACCCGGCGCTGGGGCGCGTCGGGCTGCACGTCATGTACTGCGACTTCGGCCGAGGCTGA
- a CDS encoding DUF4279 domain-containing protein: MKVHQYCYFALKSETVSAGEITARLGMAPDEVLVLGSRSAEHRLPRMHAWKVTHRGSEPVDDQIESVIGRLAPVRPGIRKLVDEGASAVLRVVRYFHHRDGGEEFGWHLSPAVLAFLTEAAAALDVDEYDLSE; the protein is encoded by the coding sequence ATGAAGGTCCACCAGTACTGCTACTTCGCCTTGAAGAGCGAGACCGTGTCCGCCGGGGAGATCACCGCGCGGCTCGGCATGGCGCCCGACGAGGTACTGGTGCTGGGTTCGCGGTCCGCCGAACACCGATTGCCGCGGATGCACGCGTGGAAGGTGACGCATCGGGGTTCGGAACCGGTCGACGACCAGATCGAGAGCGTGATCGGCAGGCTCGCCCCGGTCCGCCCGGGGATCCGGAAGCTGGTGGACGAGGGAGCGAGCGCGGTGCTGCGAGTGGTGCGCTACTTCCACCACCGCGACGGCGGCGAGGAATTCGGATGGCATCTGTCACCCGCCGTGCTCGCGTTCCTCACCGAAGCCGCCGCCGCGCTCGACGTCGACGAGTACGACCTCAGCGAATGA